The following coding sequences lie in one Rutidosis leptorrhynchoides isolate AG116_Rl617_1_P2 chromosome 4, CSIRO_AGI_Rlap_v1, whole genome shotgun sequence genomic window:
- the LOC139844347 gene encoding UPF0481 protein At3g47200-like, protein MNIDSTRSAEQHSVTIWEINRDRLTAMQHKLSDTPKLLSVAAGKSTCSIFKVPQTLIDVNGKSYEPHIISVGPFHHGQPHLKMIEEHKWRFLRQLLNRTSVKGTVLEDYLKAVQPLEITARECYSGTVPYSTDEFIEMMVLDGCFVIELLRKFGGLVEFEDYDPLIRMSWIVSFFLRDLIRLENQIPYFILECLFELTKTEASPTLATLALNFFNLATQRPDHVLEKYAHVEAKHLLDLLRSTFLPHELEKPIKPDNRPPPHVIHSISKLRRAGIKLKTWEAESFLVVDFKRGVIHMPTISIDDFMSAFLLNTVAFEQCHSGCSKHFTTYVTLVDCLINTSKDVSYLCDSNIIENYFGTDAEVATLFNNMGKDISFDIDDCYMARLFDDVNRHYHTGWHVQVASLKYTYFNTPWSFVSALAAFVLLLLTVAQTFYTILSYVRPP, encoded by the coding sequence ATGAATATCGATTCTACAAGATCTGCAGAACAACACTCGGTCACAATATGGGAGATCAACAGAGATCGACTCACCGCTATGCAACACAAATTGTCCGATACACCCAAACTACTTAGCGTTGCAGCCGGCAAATCAACCTGTTCCATCTTCAAAGTCCCACAAACTTTGATCGATGTCAACGGTAAATCATACGAACCTCACATCATCTCTGTGGGACCCTTTCACCATGGTCAACCGCACCTCAAGATGATCGAGGAGCATAAGTGGCGGTTTCTTCGTCAGTTACTTAACCGAACATCAGTTAAAGGGACGGTCTTGGAGGATTATTTGAAGGCCGTGCAACCGCTAGAGATCACGGCCCGTGAATGTTACTCTGGGACCGTCCCTTATAGTACTGACGAGTTTATTGAGATGATGGTGCTAGATGGTTGTTTTGTTATTGAATTACTTAGAAAATTTGGAGGGTTGGTTGAATTTGAAGATTACGATCCACTTATTAGGATGTCGTGGATCGTTTCCTTTTTCCTACGGGATCTAATTAGACTTGAGAATCAGATCCCGTATTTCATCCTCGAATGTTTATTCGAGTTGACGAAAACAGAAGCAAGTCCAACGCTAGCTACACTAGCGTTGAACTTCTTTAATTTAGCTACACAAAGACCGGATCACGTTCTTGAGAAATACGCCCATGTCGAAGCGAAACACTTGTTAGACCTTCTTCGGTCAACTTTTCTCCCACACGAACTCGAAAAGCCAATAAAACCCGATAACCGACCTCCACCACATGTAATTCATAGCATCTCAAAGCTTCGGCGCGCGGGAATTAAGTTAAAGACTTGGGAAGCCGAAAGCTTCCTTGTCGTTGACTTCAAACGAGGCGTGATCCATATGCCAACGATATCCATTGACGATTTCATGAGTGCGTTTCTGTTAAACACGGTTGCATTTGAGCAATGTCATAGTGGATGCTCAAAACACTTTACTACTTATGTTACTTTGGTAGATTGTTTGATAAATACATCTAAAGATGTGAGCTATTTGTGCGATTCGAACATAATTGAGAATTATTTTGGGACAGATGCTGAAGTTGCGACATTATTTAACAACATGGGGAAGGATATTTCTTTCGATATCGATGACTGTTACATGGCAAGGTTATTTGATGATGTGAACCGGCATTATCATACCGGGTGGCACGTTCAAGTGGCGAGTTTAAAGTACACTTATTTTAACACGCCTTGGTCGTTTGTATCAGCGTTAGCGGCTTTCGTTCTTTTGCTTTTAACTGTTGCACAAACATTTTACACGATTCTTAGCTACGTTCGTCCTCCTTGA